The following is a genomic window from Neodiprion virginianus isolate iyNeoVirg1 chromosome 1, iyNeoVirg1.1, whole genome shotgun sequence.
accttgTCGGAAACATGCGCGCTAATAAATAGCAAgagaatatatgtatagcatGGAAAACGAAATCAATCGGTAAAATTGCTGACGAATTGCCGGATTTGGTATGTAATGATTCGTATGGAATTGTAGGACGTAGAGGTATGTGTAACAGGAGTTGCGTTCAATATTAGCCGCTCGATAAATAAATAGCGGATTTGTTGACCGATTCCGCTTTGTACAGCGACCTTATAGTGACATCGCAATGAAGTTAATCAGCGGAACAGTTTgcaattaaatgaaaatatcagcCTACGTATGCATCAGGTttaatttatctatttatcAAGCGACTTTTATATTGCTTACTTGAGAGATAAAGCAAAATGGATGTACGCGCTATGCGATTCCAGGAACGATTTACTATATGCGAACGCGCATGGAAAGAGTGCGAAACCCTTGCGTGGgaagaatcatttttaaatgcAATCACGCGTAAGTGTATTAATTATACGCGTGGCAGTCTTGAAACGTTTAAAAAACTGGAATCCATTAAAGTTGAACATCGCTCGTGGAACCGACAGAGAAGATGGAATACGATttaagtaaaaatttgaataataaattgaaaaggGTCGTTTGCTTCTCTCAGGTCATTAATTCCGTCGCTCTTGTTTAGGGATGAAAAACAAGCAGCATCGTATACCCTTTGTATACGACGAACTACTCGGCTGATGTCTTCATATTTTTCGTGCTCTGCGAGCCGCGAGACGCCTGGCTTATCACGTTTTTATCGGCCGTCAACCGTGCGGTGAAGTAGATTTGAAGATTGTCCAACTTTTCCCTTTTTCCCGAGTTTTTCCCGCCCGCCCAACGAAACTACAACGACAAAGTCTGCGATGAGTTTACGACTGTTCCACGGATCGACGAGGAAACCATCGACGGGTCGGAAAAGGGATCTGGAAAAATATGAGAGGGTATTGACGTCTGGTCGCAGAGAGGGCTGGGTACAATATTAAGTTTCGTAACCTCGATGACACGAAGACTCTGCGCGATTTGTTTCATCtcgattttactttttattaaattcaccAAAAATCCTCGCCCCCAGGCCGGCTATCATGCACATCTTATACTGCAGGGTGTGGATATTTCATGGGATGTATTTCCTCCCCTGCACGGTGACGGCGGTCTTGCTCGAAGCGTCGCGGATATTGGATCAGGTCGTGACTTGGCGGTTTATTGCCCCAAGTGACGCAATATCCATATTGTACGTTACCCCGATGTTTGCCACTTCGCAGGCCAAGTGCGGACTTCTACGTGACACGGTACGAGCATCTACATCCTGCACAGTTCGATTGCATAAGTCTAGATTCGCGAGCATCTCTTCATCTCAACCGAGACGCATATATCTTATTGGATCTTAAAGCTTCGGCGAATCGACGCGATGCGACGCGAAGAAGTTGTCTGGAAAATGgagtatttttatttgcaaaagCAAATGATGCGGGCCTCATTTAACGTTGAACGAATCGAATATCGATTCTGGTTTACGCGCCTATTCTGCCCCCGcagttacatatatatacatacatattcatatatttgaaatatgaatCCCTGAGAAGTACGAGAACGACAAACACCGTATATTCGATTCTACAGCTCGTTCCTGCAGGGCATTTTTGCGCACGCACGCGTAACTAATTGAGTTTTGACCCAGAAAGCATAACGCGTAAATACGTTTCCGGTTACAGGGattggatatattttttccccccaaaAAAACGGGCGTGCACATGATTAATTCCTCGACAATTCgtaaataaaacttttcatcCCCATTTTCATGCCAGAGTCGTAGTCCATCGTTCCCTTCGCGGCCGGTATCCGAGTCCCGAGAAATTCAAGGGGATGACCTAGGAATAATTGTGCACGGTTTCACTTAAGCGTAAATCCCATCGCTGTTTAAAAACATAGCTATACAGAATTGGGTAGAGATTCTGTATTTTCGCAACGTGTGGCGCGGGTAATTGATTATGACGGTAAATGCGGggcttctttttttccaacgagGATCGCCTAGCTGCCGCTGAGTGATACCATTCACGATAACCTCCAACCAGCTGGGATTCACACGGCTGACATACTCGCTGGCGGTAACGAGGCCGACGACGATGCTGCGCGTGTGCATGCACGCCTGTTTCCCCGAGATAACGACGAACCATGCAGCATTATAGACGTGTGACCCGTTCAGCCCCCGGAATGCCAATTATTTTCCCACGTTCGACGGTGCTGGAATAAGAAATTAACTTTGGCGAATTATGATTTCGCAACACGATTCCGAGGGCCTTTTCGACGTCCGCGAGCCTGTATCGCCGATGGTCGAATCGAACCCTGCGATCAAGATCTCCCGTGGAAGTTTCGAGCGGTGCGCAACCAGCGAACGGAGAACACGGACACAAAAGCACATCGAGAAGCAGCCGCAGTTGTTCAAACTAATCTATTGTTCGGCACTCCGGAGGACCGTTCGAAGTGCGACAGCTTGGAAAAACaagtgtatatacatgtatagttatgttatacatataatacccACCGTATATGTCGTTGTAACGATAACGATACGCTCAGTCTTCAAGGATGAATAAAAGTACCTGCGCCAACCGTAAGGGAGGCAGCTTCCGCTCGAAGCCACACAGCTATTAAGATTATTCTAACATCGTGGATATGCCTACCCATCCAGGTTACCCGTCTTGATGTCGAGAGTTGCTTATCGATCTGTTGTCATCGCAACAGATCCTGAATAATAAGATTATACCGCATCTGCTCCACTATAAACGCGGTGTTTATAAGCAGATTATGCGAAGGTTTATACAGGCGCGTCTTATCGTGCCTGCATGTAATTGCGTAATGAACACGACTTGGGGTTACACGTTGTTGCGTAATCACGAACAGATTCACGTACCTATGAAAAAAGGACCGTTTAGGTATGAATGCAGAAAGACGTACGCGATTCAACCATTCGGCGAATCAGTTTAAAGCTCGTCTTTCCCCCGCCGACGTTTAACTCCAGTCTATATATAACATACGTTCAAACTTGTATTCCGCACGTCGTCTTGTCTGGTGATTATAATCAAGCGTAAGCGGGGAAATTTACACAGGATCAACTATACGATCTTCTTATCAACCCTTTAGCAGCATGTGCAGGTTATGATTGTGATCCTTAGACGAGAGGGATGCGTAATATGCCTTTAATAGTCATGTCGCGGAAGCGCTGCTATTTTCATCAGTCGATCCTTCGCGACTTAGGCGCGCTGAGCGAATAGCACAGATCGCTGCAAAATCTTGGCCTAGTTTTATATTACGGAGATCAATGTAACGACTCGACAGTCGTGACGATCGTTTAGAATTTAGATACGGCGTTCGCGTATAACGGCGACGATTTGAACTGTCAAGGGGACGCTGAACAGAGTTGAAAAAAGGATATCTCGttagagggagagagagagaagcatAAAAATAACATCAGGTTTATACAGTCTGCGAgatgaaagtttttttcttactcctTTTAGATTaatatacgtacctataaGAATGTCCTCCTTGTATGTCGCTTGCCAGGAGAATGAATTACGTGCAGTAGacagaataaattaatgtttATATGCTAGAATCTAGATTAAGATAAGAAAATTCTTATCGTGTGACAGTTTACTCGAAATcttagaatttatttatagatttgtttttatacatTCCGAACGATTCTACGATACTACACCGCACCGTGCGAAATCAGCGtagtgtgatttttttttccttttatgtGTTAGTATTTATTATTAGTTAACAATAATTTGATTGAAGCAGATCTTTTCCCCTTTACATTTGCATCAAGCTTGGAATGTAATATATACCTATGACATTTACACGTTTACGATACctatatgtacaatatttgatTTAGTGACACTTTTTGACACCCCATTCACTTcaattgttgataaaattacAGTCAGTAATAGTTGATTTACCTATTTGCAACGactgaaatatatatatatatatatatatatatatgtgtgtgtgtgtgtgtatttttgtTGAACAGTAATTTTACACTTACATCTCGCGGTACGCGATACCTTGTATAACATATTTCACGCTCCACCCTGTGCATTTCTTGAGCTGGATAGATATCACACGTTACAGCGATAAGCTTATCTCTCATGCGCTCGCGTGGTACACGTACACATAAATGATtctcaaatttgaaataataacgtGATTCGCCGTATAAGCACGTTAAAATCGTTATCATTCTGAGCTAATTTCTTATAGAATGACAcgaatttatataaatttattatttcacttaCACTCATGTAAACTATCAATTTATACATCGACATACAGAATTCAACTTTACTCCACGAATATAGACAAAATTTGAACGTGAAACAGCCATTTCTCTATTACGTAATAtgtcatacatacatacatgcatacatacatacacgtgaTTAGATATGTTTCGCAAGTTCTTatcgttgataaaaatttacccacAATTTCAACACTGAAACACCTCTAACTTTTTTACCCTCcaatgcaattattttttagtacTCTATTATTTGGTCAAGTGTTGAATGTTGCTTACTGTATATACACGATACACATGGACGCTGTAGAATTATTATGTAACATACGACGTATATTTATCAAGCTCGACGTGTTTTAGTCTTTCTATAATGATGAAAACTTGAGTTGAGACCGTTGTTTACGTTACAATTATCGAATAAGCATgacatattatacacatatattgaAGGTAAAAACATCGTTTTACTTAAAGTATAACTATCGAGATTGTAAAAAGACAAGATGGAAATGAGATGGTCGTGTGACACAcgtgtttcttcttcttctcgatTCTCGACTGttatttaatatcaattttcagaCAGTAACTTGTACCGGCTGATCGTCACCCGCCCTACGACGATCCTCCCCTCGTCTGTCTGGTCGATGCAAGGCGGCGAATCGACTTCAAGTTCGCCTTCACCAAACGAAGATCCCGTCGCGTCGCGTAATCAAAAGTTGTTTTGCGGAAAGTTCAAGGCAGGCTGACCACTGCGTCCCTTATTTTCCGGTACGTCGAAAGTGACTTTCGGAAGAGGAGCCAGCAGTGGCCGAAGGCGTCCTCAGGTCGGCTTATCGTTCCCCAGGTTGTAAAGAGTCGTCGAATTGAATTCCTGTGTGTGACGTCTGCACGTAGAGTTGAAGCTCGTCTCGCATACGGTGCTCGCGCCTCCCCTTGTTCGAGGATATTGCCCGCCGCTGCGACTGCGACGCCTCGACGAAGGAACGCAGCAGCACAGATATTCGTTGAACCTGTTAGCGGAGAAGAGCTGTTATTCTCTTCAACGGGGGAGACAAGTCATTCCGCGAGGAGTTGAACTCGTTGAAAGAGGGGACCAAATTGACTTATACCCTTTTTTTGGAGTGCAGCCAAAAAATGGTGTCTCCTCGGTATTTTCGCGCATTGACAAAACACCGCTTGTACCTTATCAGGAACCGTTCAGGGTGAGATTTCGAGTGGCACTTGGTAGCGGGAAGGCGAGAGAGTGTGTtagcttttttcctcgttgtTAGTTTAAACACCCAATGGATCGAGGATTTAGCTTATTAAAACGGAAATTCGGCACTGATTTGTAAAAGatttcgtgaaataataaagaaGCTGTCAACCCCGAAGTGGAAATCAAGTGGATCGAACTCCTGTCTGCAATTCCCTgtgaattattaataataaagttGTGAATAAagttaaattattcatttcacgTCCGTCGGCCAGAGCGTTGATTTATCCTGGATCGTGTCTTGAACCTTGATGGTCGGAAGAAGGGTTATAAGTCAATATTCTATTCCATTAGAttccattaatttttatatcttctTCTCGAATATATATCATCCAAGAACCGCCTTTGCATTTCATTGATCGATATCCTCCCAtcgtatattgtataaaaagttgcggtataattttttaccgcaagGATCCCCTTTTCCGCGAGTTAGGGACTGTAAGCTGGTGAAAAGTGATCACaggaaaaaaacattaatGCTCACCTTTTTCGGAAAGCACCACTGACGCAGTATAGGGCAATAGGATTGATGCAACTGTTGATGAAGCTTAGGCAGAAGCCAATGATGCGAAACGTGTGCCAAAACTCGTCGTATACCTCGCGTGAGAGCGGGTAAAAGTGAAACCACAGCATGAAGGTGTGGTAGGGTAGAAAGCAGACGATGAAGATGATCACAAAGGAGATAACCATTTTTCCGACCTGGAATCAGAGCTTGTCGGTAAATTCTCCCGTCCCGATAGCGTCGGTAGATTCTGGTAATTGACGGTGAATTTGCAGGGACGAGGCTGCATCAACACTCCATAATAATGATTACGCCCACTCATTTGACTCGGAGACGCCGAATGCCTCCGCATTCTCTAGTGAAACAGGAAATCAGGACCTCGCTAGGATCGAGACGGTTCTATTTCCATTCCCGGCTGTTTGCTGCGGAGAATATTGCCGGAAAAACTAATCAGGCAAACAAGTTGGATGAATGTATACTTTACTCTATTCTCTCAGCAAGTTTATCTCCCCTTCACGACGACGCGTATAACATAAAAAGggaggaaaatgaaaaaggcgAGGAATCAGAGACGATGGTAGAATCTTCGAACGCGTCGCGTCTGTGCAGTTGGAAAAAGGCCGTCACTCTTTCACGTGatgtaaattttctttgtcAAAAAACTTCGTTGTTATATTACAGCAGAGGACGGGTAAAAAATGCTTAAACAACGAGTATTACGGAAATCAAGCAAGACTGGAATTAAGTGCTCTCAATTCTCTGCTAATTTGCTGTTACATTGAAAGCAATCTTGCTCGGCCTTTctcgattattattaatttttattaaacatgTTAAGACGGTCCGCGGACGCGTAATGATGTTCGCTGGTCCATTCCCTCCCTTGCCCCGCACACGACAAATAATTGATCTCGGAGGACATACCTTACAAAAAAGTGGATTGTTTTCGATGATGATGTTTACGCGTCAAGCAATGTTTCCCCCCTTAGAATGCGAATGAACCTGAAGCAGCTCTTCAAACACGCCCACGATTCACGTAAGTAGCTGGTGAGTAACTTCAACATCCTGTTAATTATCCTCTACTCAGCCCTCCTGGAACTCAGGACTTTCACCATGCTGCATCCGCGATACGCGAATTAACAACTTTGGACTCATCTTGTTTGCAGTCACACGGGGAAATGCCGACTACGTGAGGTTATACCTATAATCATCCCTTCCGTCGCCACTACTTGCATCCTGGATGAGGAACGAGGTCAACAGCACAATGCGGAATTAAATGGGTATACAATGTATAACGACGCGGGGCGTTTTCCTCTGAGTTTTAATTAAcacgaaaattattacaccGTAAAGTTATTCGTGATTGGACGTTATGTATTTCTAGTGAAGCTACCttcgaaaaagttgaaattaatactgtattattatatagatttttcaaagtatcgGTGAACAGGCCAAATTATATTCATACCCTGCAGGTTTCCATTCTACATTTTGGGGCTTGGTGCTTGGTCTGTACTATTAAAAAGCCGGTGGGTATTACGGTCTCCGTACCAAGAATTTAGCATGTTGTTAATTAGAATCAGTTTACCGGATAATCGGTAAACAATAGTACCGCGGTAAATGAAACCGTTGCCATTCGCAAAGGTGACGGGAATAGACTACACTCAGATATTTGGTTGAAAAGGAACACGAAACTAGAGTTACCTGCACGACGTATTGGTTCGTAATCGAAGTAATTGATACGTATTATCAGTTTGCATTTGCTAATGTGTCCATTAGTGTATCGGGTAAAATTCAACAAGACTGCAAGAAACAGAGATTAAATTAGCATCGAGAATCAACCACCATCAATCCAACCAATTAATTACAATCAAGCCCGTAGGCTTGGAACAAAATCCAAAATAGACAATGAATCAGACAGGATAGAATTGGGAggggtctttttttttcttgacttCTCGATGTGTTTACTTTAGAAGTAATTCAACTACGAAGAACAAACTTGTGCGAACAACGCTCGCGGGATAACGGATTTTACTACGTACGAAAACGGAAATCTCGCGTTTACCAGAGACTTCGGGTACGCTTGCTATTGCGGAAAATGCATTTCCCGGTCGTAATGAATCATCGGAAGACAGTAGAggctttttgaaattttcctcgaGCCGAGTGTCTACATTATAGTCACGTTTGCCGCAGAGGGCTGTTTCTCGTTATATTCAAATTGTGAAAAGTTAAAAACCGCCCGCGCCGGGCGTAAAGCGTCTCGACGGTAAAAACTGTTAACGAAAAAGCATCCACCGCCCCCCAGGCTCTTACGTTTGCGTCCTCCGGGCAATTTGTTATCCAGTTACCGGTTGGATAATGCATTTACGCCCGCAACTAGTGTCCCGAATCGCAAATGcgcgaatgaaaatataaatggcTCTGTTAAAAAGGCGGTGGAATATTCCTGGAGTTGGGAAAATTGGCGGAACTCTAGTGAAAGCTCGAGCGCGTTAGTATGACCATATGTATTCAAGTATCgaagtataaaattatttgtgttttacttttcatcatcTTTAGTGGTATGAGAAGAGTATTGGTTTCGGTCGAagatcaatttttctaatttcaacgaatctttaCGTTTCCGAACCTCTAGAATCTAAAAAAcgagtttttcgaaaaatgttgGTTTCGATATCGGTCTATCCGACAAACTCTCACGATGATTTGGGAAACGCCTAgataaagaaatttgaaacttgcTTGATTTTACAATCAAACGATGGACATGAAAATTGCCATGTCCCGTTTAATTGTAACTTGCGGTTTTACTGGaaatgaatcgattttcaatgtttcatcAGCAAACATAAACTTTTTCCTCCTTACTACTGTTCCAAATGAACGACCACGTTTTTTCCAGTTAGTATATTTatgttcataaaaatatataatttttttgtccgctttcaaaactttttcatttggcTGCCAAATGctatcattttcaaatttctttctggGCCGTTTTCGACATCATCGCGGAAGTTTGTCAGACAAACCGACAGACTCTTCCCTTTTCACGGTCATGAGAAATATCGCGAAGAGACCGTTTCTCCGGtttgtttcaaatataatACGATTTTTCTGGGCCGTCAAAGCTACGTGAAAAAGGTCGAGCATGTCGGTAGACAAAAGGGATGGCAAAATGCGACGAACGCAACTTGGTAAAGAATCATAAAGCGGGGGGGAAAGGCGTTAAATcttgatattaaaaaaattagaaactcCCAGAGATTGATGAGGGCTACGCTACCGTGGCGCGGCTGAGGAGAAATTAAAACAAGTTTCACCTTTATTAACGGGTGAATATTGGTTTTCCATCGCGGTAACTTCGCTTGACAACGGAATCTCTTAGAGCCTGAGAGCTGAGGGCTAatagtattaaaaaaaatgaacgctGCAAGTTCATCGCTGGAAGAATCGCGTTTACATCACCGCTTCTTTTATTTCCGATTGCTGACACGAAATATCATTGCGTCATGACTTGAATCCTCGTAAATTTGCCGTGGAATGGATATGCTAATGCAAGCGCTTTCCGACTCCTGACGCTTTTATGAGCCAACAGAAATTCCCTAGAATCTCGCGGCCCAAAATCCACCCTTTTCACCGAATCTAATAGCGCTGATCGTGAGCTGAATTTCGGGATAATGATAAATGTCAGTTTCTACACGATTATCAGACGTTTAACCGTTGATGagaaatcgaataaattatcCTCGAGTGATGTGAGACGGCACGTGCCACGTGACTTTTTAGCATATTACTGGGGCGAATCGATAGACGATTTTAATGCGTTCGGAAAGCTTGCAGGCAGAATGAAAGACACTTTACGGCTTACGGCGCTTCCTCTATTTGCTAAAAACTCACCTTCTTACGAGCTCGGATTTGCCCGCAGTGATGAGGCGCGCCGGGAAATTCTCCAGGCACATTTCTCGTCGACAGTTCAAGGTGACGTGCCATCCCAAGGTAGAATCCGGCGATGATGCAGAGGGGGATAGCGTAGTATGCGAGGAATTTGAACAGCACGACGCCCTTCTTGTATTTCTCCCCTGCACAGCGACGATTTCATTAAcgcttttattttcttcacattttttcacacCATAAGGTCTTACCGAGCTTAGTTCCGGTTGCGTGTGTATATTGAGCGAAAGTTCGATGTTACCAGGGGTTAATGTTATTCTTACTGCTACAGCCGTTCGTTAAACTTCAGGCTGTCGGATATTCGGTAATTAGGAAATAGTGGAGTTTAAATTAACTCGAACCTCAACTTATGACCGACGAAATCATTCCCGACCATGTCTTACCTCCTTCCGCCTATCGAAGCGGTAAAACGATTTTTATAACTGGCTGATTGCTATCTCAAGTTTTGCAGTATCTCGTGAACCCAGCTGTTTAAATCACCTGCCATTCACGcgattgtttttgtttcttactcGTTTTCAGCATTACGGCAATTTTCTCTTTCGGTTCAGAAAGACGAAGGTCACTCGTACCTGCTATtcatttttccctcttttATGATGAAAATGAAGACAGGAAATTTGATTCTCAGAATAAAGAGCTCGTTTCCATTAAATTCACTTTATCCATAGGCGCGAGGTATCAAACTTTTACGGCGtaaaaagtgctgaaatcgATTACTCGTCGGGTTGAAAATACTTAAAGTATCCCAGACAAATTGTTTGAAGTTAGAAATTGGAACTCGGAGGAAGTAGAGCCAACGTGGAAAGCTGGTCGAGGGTTCGATCACCCTGTACAAATAACTAACGTACGTCTCGACTAACGTTAAATGAAAAACGTTGCGTAACGGTATCTGGATCCCTCGATAAAGTCGGGTGCCGTTCGTTGGCTTGGAGCCGAAAATACGAGCCAAAGAAGTGAGAACAACGCAGAAGAAATTGAAACCATTTGTCTACTAAGCCTAGGTGCACCGGGGTAAGTTTGAATCTGTGAAAGGGAAATTCTCCTTAAAAAGGAAGACCTTAAATTTCACCCGACGAGTCTCAAATCCCAATGGATTTCTGGCCATAGaaatatggaaaatcgaaGAGCGATCGGGATCGGGTGGCTTTGATACGGCTCGTGcaagcaaatgaaaaaatgtgtcTAACCTGGTTCCCTCTGGCTCAAATCGACTTCGAGTTTCGGGACTTCTGCGGATCGTCAGTGGCCTTAATTGTGGCAGCACGAGGAAATCTCGACCGAGTTTGCGGTGCTTCAAACAAAACCTCAAGCATACCAAATTCCCGGAACAAAGCGCGTACGCCTTTCCATGCACGTTTGGCATCCACCGCTCCTGCATATTTGCCAGTTTCCATCGAgtatttctaaaaaaaacGAGGGATTTCAGCTTGGCTTACCAAATTCTTCGGGGAAGGGGCTGCAGATCAGTATACTGTGGTTTATCTGCAGCTCGACTTCGGGGACGTAGGAGAAGAAGGCGGAGGGCATCGCCAGAACGCTGGCAAAGACCCAGATCAGACTGGCTGTCAGAATGGTCAGCGGCTTTGCGCTCAAGCCTGCCACGTGCCTTCGTATAGGATTAACGATGGCGCAGTACCTGAAACATCCGTTTGAACATCCGGGTGAACTCAATTTTGAGAgacgaaaaacaaacaaaatctACTTCACTGTTACATAATGTACAAACCAATTGAATCGAAATCCTGGGATCAAAGAATTCTCAAGCCTGTTCCACTGGCTTTCCCGCACGAGCATGCAATTTAATAGGCGGCTTTCTCATCTCTCGCGGTTTGTCAATGCCGACTGTATCCGTTTGCAAATGAAGTATTATAAGTTGCCACGCACGTCGTGCAAGATTTGAGTTGGTCCGAATTGAGCGGGCCGCTGCAGCTTGAGAAAACTTCAGATCCTGAAGCTCTgtgtaatttaattatttgcctCTGCCCCGAAGCCACGTTCACGGAAGTTAATTAATCTTTTCCTCGTTATAACTGAGAACGGGACTAACGTAGGCTGACTACTTTACTGCCTGCAGCTGCGACCGAGTGCTTAAGTATTGGGAAAACTTGTTTTTAAACAACAAGTAACAGACTTTCGCAGTTCGGTAATATAGCATAGCTATAAGTAACGGCTATAAGCCGCGGAAGTCGTGGAACAAATAGGCTAAAGGCTAACAATTGGCTGGCAGCCCTATATTACATCGGCACTGATTTACCGGTGATGGTGAACCATTTTAAACGCGGACAGGAAACTAGATTGCATCTAGTAATCGAAGACACATTTTGCAAGAAATTCATTACTCTAAGGACGAAATTAATCGCTCAATGGCCATTCTGCAATCGAGAATCCAATTTTCACGTTACTTTGACTAATCGGTTTATCTTGCATTCTACGTCCGTTTCAattcaaataagaaaaaaactcgGTTTCTCTCAGATGCGAACCGTAATGTAAGAGAGCTTTTAATTGGCGTTGCGATGAATTAGATTCGGAGAGCCGCATGACGGGTGAATTAAATTCAATACCAGCACACTGATCGTCAATTCCAATTCTCAGCAACAGTATAAGCTCTTGTAAAAGTATTTGGAAATAGCGATAAATCTTATAGACTGGAGTACATGCACACCTAACCTTGATCGCATAAATGCGTGGAGAAGTAAGGTGGAATATTCAAATTGAGTAAAGACTCGACGTTGAAGCTCCGGCGTTAATTACCCCGGCATCAAACATACGGTCTGAGTTTCCGGGTAATCAACGTTCTACGATCTATTTAATATAACTAAGATAAAAGTGTTCAATTTCTATACCTCTCTGCCGAAAGTGCCGTCAACGTGAAGACCGAAACGCCGATTGAGATGTCCTTGGCGCATTCCGACAATTTGCAGACAGCCAATCCCCACGGCCAGGATTCAACCGTGTAGACGATCGACGTGAAGGGTACACACGTAACTATAACCTGTGAGAATTGAAAGGGATGAAAAGATATGTCAACACGTCCTGCCGAGACAAGAAATGGAATAATTTACTATCGGGAATTGCGTTTGTATACGGGGATAAGAGGTGGACCCGGTTTCCGCGAGGCGGTACGTGCAGGTCCTTTTAACTTGTTGACTACTTTGCATTCCTTGACAAAACTCGTCCTTTCGCGTCCCTCGAGCGTCGTCTTTGTCCAGGCCAGCAGTTTATGGAGCCTCGACCTCCACGCTAACTTCCGGAAAATGACCGTCGTTGTAAAGGCAGCGTCGAGTCTGCCCTGTGAGCTTGGCTAATTCACCATGAAGAAAAGaagcgcgcgcacacacacatgGGAAAAAAAACCTCTGGCTATTGGCCAGGTATTATTTTGTCCTGGCATCTGCAGCTTGGTGATTTGACTCGGCTGAAGGATGTAACGAGTAAGAAACGCTCTGCACCAATCGATCCTACCCCCGTTGTTCTTCCTCtacttcttcttattttttttcttcttcctccca
Proteins encoded in this region:
- the LOC124307303 gene encoding neuropeptide CCHamide-2 receptor-like isoform X4, coding for MLVRESQWNRLENSLIPGFRFNWYCAIVNPIRRHVAGLSAKPLTILTASLIWVFASVLAMPSAFFSYVPEVELQINHSILICSPFPEEFGEKYKKGVVLFKFLAYYAIPLCIIAGFYLGMARHLELSTRNVPGEFPGAPHHCGQIRARKKVGKMVISFVIIFIVCFLPYHTFMLWFHFYPLSREVYDEFWHTFRIIGFCLSFINSCINPIALYCVSGAFRKRFNEYLCCCVPSSRRRSRSGGQYPRTRGGASTVCETSFNSTCRRHTQEFNSTTLYNLGNDKPT
- the LOC124307303 gene encoding neuropeptide CCHamide-2 receptor-like isoform X2 codes for the protein MFSVNYTVNTTPLVTYEFDPEDDENIYVPYSQRPETYIVPVVFLVILVVGVAGNGALVLTLLRHANMRNVPNTYVLSLALGDLLVIVTCVPFTSIVYTVESWPWGLAVCKLSECAKDISIGVSVFTLTALSAERYCAIVNPIRRHVAGLSAKPLTILTASLIWVFASVLAMPSAFFSYVPEVELQINHSILICSPFPEEFGEKYKKGVVLFKFLAYYAIPLCIIAGFYLGMARHLELSTRNVPGEFPGAPHHCGQIRARKKVGKMVISFVIIFIVCFLPYHTFMLWFHFYPLSREVYDEFWHTFRIIGFCLSFINSCINPIALYCVSGAFRKRFKTRSRINQRSGRRT
- the LOC124307303 gene encoding neuropeptide CCHamide-2 receptor-like isoform X1, with the translated sequence MFSVNYTVNTTPLVTYEFDPEDDENIYVPYSQRPETYIVPVVFLVILVVGVAGNGALVLTLLRHANMRNVPNTYVLSLALGDLLVIVTCVPFTSIVYTVESWPWGLAVCKLSECAKDISIGVSVFTLTALSAERYCAIVNPIRRHVAGLSAKPLTILTASLIWVFASVLAMPSAFFSYVPEVELQINHSILICSPFPEEFGEKYKKGVVLFKFLAYYAIPLCIIAGFYLGMARHLELSTRNVPGEFPGAPHHCGQIRARKKVGKMVISFVIIFIVCFLPYHTFMLWFHFYPLSREVYDEFWHTFRIIGFCLSFINSCINPIALYCVSGAFRKRFNEYLCCCVPSSRRRSRSGGQYPRTRGGASTVCETSFNSTCRRHTQEFNSTTLYNLGNDKPT
- the LOC124307303 gene encoding neuropeptide CCHamide-2 receptor-like isoform X3, with translation MFSVNYTVNTTPLVTYEFDPEDDENIYVPYSQRPETYIVPVVFLVILVVGVAGNGALVLTLLRHANMRNVPNTYVLSLALGDLLVIVTCVPFTSIVYTVESWPWGLAVCKLSECAKDISIGVSVFTLTALSAERYCAIVNPIRRHVAGLSAKPLTILTASLIWVFASVLAMPSAFFSYVPEVELQINHSILICSPFPEEFGEKYKKGVVLFKFLAYYAIPLCIIAGFYLGMARHLELSTRNVPGEFPGAPHHCGQIRARKKVGKMVISFVIIFIVCFLPYHTFMLWFHFYPLSREVYDEFWHTFRIIGFCLSFINSCINPIALYCVSGAFRKSDIQGGHSYRG